cagATATTGTTTTTATCAAACTACATTCAgtcacttttgaggcttttttggtGAAACAGTTATTAACAGGTGCttattattatgtacatataCTCATTTCAGACATGTCTTAATaacttgtttctttgtttttgtctgttAGTAGGAAAGACCAAAGTGAAGAAGAGCAACCGTGTGTTGTCTTTCTTCAGAAGGGCATGGAAGGCTGTGAAGGCAAAGTTTCGGAGAAACAAAGAAAACAGGGACTCATCACAGCCGAATCCAGAATTACTTGATGTCCCTAATCCCAGAGATCCTGAACGCATTACCCGCCTGCAGGACCGCCTGGAAAAATGCGCTCTGAAGTGGACACCGGTCACTGAGGTCTGGCCCAACGTCTTCATAGGAAATGTGTAAGTCTGCAACACACATCACATCTGAAGCAGTCCTGAAATGAGTAACAAATGTTGTGCGGtgcatgatttaataaataatggtaatggtttaaaaaataagaGCAAATTTAAATGTCATGGTGACTTTAATACCAATTAAACAGTAATTAATAGTAAAACATACTGCAGCCTTATGAAGACAAATCAAACACAGCGCAGTTGTAGACTGTATTGGGCAATCTGAGCTACttcatcatttctttgtgcaaattatattgttttgcacacacacatttcagaaaCAAATGCAACattattttgataaaaacatgcactgcttattcatattaattgaaaatatatgcaaatggcacatatagggcctgtgtttccatTACAAATATTATAGAGAACATTACATTATCTACTCtcaaacataaaatcacttacaaaagcgaAGAACTCTTCTAATCtcttatataaatcatataaataaataaataatgaggtgatttattaagaaattaaatttaatacttattatgtatcaggaaaaaaaacattctacttcattattattaataataaaaataagaatatttttattttattattttaaagtctacttttagATTTTGACACTTGTaaaacactgcagaaatgttctaaccatcAGGCCCatctcatatacagtacagatacttaacaAATAACCTActctaaattaaaagcattaacgtatgctatgtttttttttgttttcactagCTTTGGAGCAATAACAGTAAAAATATACTAGCTTTggttgtgttcaaaatgacatcaatgttttcaaagtgcactgtgaagggagcaattgtaaacatgaagatcgctaaaactgaactgtaaaaatactttgaaagcaaattacagctaagagagatgaccttaatgcttttttaataattccaagtttaaatgttagaatgttctaaatgaatagggcataggggggataactgaaaatagaacacagccaggaacggTTTCTagctacagctccagaggtgtagttgcaagtgcacaagtttgcgactcagtttgcgaatgttcgttgaatGACAGATTTGGGAAACGTCAAATCAACAAATGATTTTTGTAATGACacacttgcgaccttagttggctaaagatggttttcggaaacgcacccctggacaATTGTAGAGTAAGAGTGTTTTAATGAAGACTAATCAAGGCTGTTGTGTTCTTTTGCAGGAATACGGCCAGAGACCCAGCCAGACTGGAGGAGATGAACATCACACACCTCCTGAACGCTGCACCAGAGCTGGAGAATGAAACATCCAAAAATGAATGGGAAAAGGTTTACAAAGACATGAACATCACTTCTCTCAGACTGTCTGCAGACGATGATGGATGGTTTGATGTCACCAAACACTTTTTCCCAGCGGCAGACTTCATTCATACAGCCCTGAGCAAACCACAGAGTAAGAGTTCACTTCCACACACAAACTGAACCAACATTGTGTTGTACACTGCCAAATTGTTGAGTTTGTTTTCAGCGAATGCTGGTTTGTTTTTTGGGAATTGTGAGGACATTTCATAGGTGTAAAGGTTTTTATACTGTGCATGaaacaaatactacagtaattcaGGAGTACTATAGTGTATAGCAGTAAATACTGTGCTGTTTTTAAACTCTAACTATTGTAAAGTTCTTCAcagaattaatctgttgtggtgattctgtggtactacagtaatataaaataatagctgAAActgctgttacacacacacacacacacacacacacacaaatacaatacAGAACTTAACGTACAATTTGTTTCTTTAAGTCATAAACGTTTATTAATAACCTCCAATAACTCTGCAGATGAGTATTTCAGTGTGTTTTATAGAAAGTGCACTTACCCAAACATTTCTGCATTTTTACAGCTCCAGTTCAATCATTTagagtcatttttattattaattttcttccCTCGTCAGAAATGTCTGGGTTTACTATCCTTGTGGGGACagtatttatctatccatctctccatctgtcctaCAGTGCTAAATGTGCTAGCGATACGTTTGTGTTGATCTTTCTCTCTTTGTTCCTGCAGATAAGGTGTTGGTGTGCTGCCTGCAGGGCGTCAGCCGCTCCGCCACACTTTTCCTGGCATATTTGATGATACACCACAACAAAACACCAGAGGACTCCATTGATCTGGTGACACACAAGAGATTTATCAGGCCAAGCAGAGACTTCTTGAGGAAATTAACAATCCTCGCTGAGCAGCGACACTTAATTGAAAGTGACGCAGCGAAGAACAGAAGCAACTCTGCTGCCGATAAACCAGACCCTGAAGTGGAGTCAGTTGATTCAGAGGAAATGTATGTTTGTGAGCCGTACGGTCTTGAACCAGTCACGATGATTTCACACATACATGACCCTGAAGCCTGCTCCAAACTGGACAAGTGTGCTTTAAAGCCTGATCCAGAACCGGTCCCAGGTCCGAGCAGTTATAGACCCGAACCTAAGGCAGTTGATTCAGAGGAAATGTATGTTGTGCCGTACGGTCTTAAACCAGTCACGAAGATTTATCACATACACGACCCTGAAGTCTACTTTAAACTGGATAAGTGTGCTTTAAAGCCCTATCCAGAACCAGTCCCAGGTCCGAGCGGTTATAAACCCGAACCTAAGGCAGTTGATTCAGAGGAAATGTATGTTTGTGAGCCGTACGGTCTTGAACCAGTCACGATGATTTCACACATACATGACCCTGAAGTTTACTTAAAACTGGATAAGTGTGCTTTAAAGCCCTATCCAGAACCGGTCCCAGGTCCGAGCGGTTATATACCCGAACCTAAGGCCGTTGATTCAGGGGAGCTGTGTGTCTCTGACTTGAGGGGTCCTCAACCACAACCTCAAATGGAAGAGAAGATTTCACTCTTGCATTTGCATTTCACCCAAAATATTTCCAACCTGGACAAGCAACAAATGGAGAACAGGAAGAGATGGGTCTCCATCTGTAAAGTCTTCGACAACCTCTACGTTGGAAGCTGGTAAGTCTGCAACACATTCATGATGTATAGTACAAAGCCATGTGATGCTTTAATAGGGTAATGGAGACAGTGTTGGGTAGGTTACTTCAAGAGAGTGATTACTTCAGAAGCTCTCCCTGTTCCACATTGTCTATTTGACATTCCAGCCTTTGTTGCcggaaataaaacatattgtggaGCTGGATTAGTGACAAATGAATGAGTTAATTCAGCTGAATATATTGTAAGAGGTTACTGAAGATACTTAAGAGGTTTCCTTTGAGTCTGTATATGTTTCTGCATTGTAAGTCATTTTAGAAAGCTGATTAAAGTTGTTTGTGATCTTGTGCAGGAAAAGGGCAATGGACAGAGTTGCACTGAAGAGGAGAGGAATTACACACGTCCTGAACACTTTACCCATTTTGGCAAATCAAGATGCATTGAGGAGGGAACAGGCCAAGCTGTACGAAACAATGAACATCTCCTACCACAACGTGTTTTCAAGAGACGATGACCCGTTTGACTTTAGCTGCCATATCTACCGAGTGGCAGAACTCATGCACAAGATTCTGAGCAACCCAGAGagtaagaacacacacacacacacacacacacacacacacacacacacacacacgcacacacacacagtgttttaATATCATGTTCTAGTGTGTTCAATTgttttgtgtctttcttttctcaGATCAGCTGCTGGTGCAGGATCAACAGGGTTGCAGGCACGCCTGCTTTTTCGTGGTGCCATATCTGATGATATACCACGGAAAAACATTGACGAAGGCCATTAGCCATATGATAAACCGTAAAAACATCAGAATGAGCAGGGACCTCCTGACGCAGCTAGTCGTCTTCGCTTGTCACCACAATCAGCAGCAACAGCCGGGTTTGATGCCGGAGTTTTCATCGGTCGACATAAACCACCCTCAGACCATTTCCCAAATGTACCTTCGTATCGTCAAACCCTCCCAGTACTGGACTCCTGTCAGTGAAGTCTGGCCCAATGTCTTCATAGCTGACGAGTAAGtctacaacacacacatataacaGCAAAGCATACAGTCAAATAATGATGCAGGGTTTCACCCGGGCTTAATTCCCACAGTCATGGAGTTTTTAAAAGATCTATTGCAGACATTAAAAGTCAGGGTAAATGTTTTTAAGTCATGTTTTATCCTGTTGTTGTGGTTAGGGTATTTCTCCCAGCCATTTTATTCCGCTTGTCAACCTGCAATCAAATTCAGTCCTCAAATTCAGGCTGGTAAAATACTGTCTGAGGCTGGTTTTTGTTCGCTCAGTGCTCAGTCAGTTgttgcgtcccaattcgcatacttatactacaccctaaaagtatgcaagctttgggataTACAACTTCCGCGTTCCTTGGTATCGAAACTTGTACCAAATATCGATATTTTTAACTTGTAGTATCTAAAATCATATAGTAGGGTATCGATGTTTGTCAAGGTATCGTATCAAAGTCTGAAATCCCAGTATCGTGACCACACTACTTCAAACTATTTGACTACAGATTTGAGGACAgattgagtaaaaaaaaagcacaaaatgcTGAAAACTGTTAGTTTGTGGATTTGTTTTACAACATGGCCAAAATCTGCAAGAAAAATCTGCgttattaaaacaataacaagCTCCTGTAAACTTTGTTAAATTCAGCATTTGTAGATTTACAGAACTCCAGAGTGAGCGCTGTGTGTTCTTCTTGTAAATTCAGCTTTTCAGTCAGTGAAAGTGAAGGTGAAGGGAAATGGATGATGTTGTTGTGTTCTTGTGCAGGAAAACAGCGAGGAacaaagccaaactgaaaaagaTGAACATCACGCACATTGTGAACGCTGTGCCGTTGTCCTTAAAGGAAGAGGAATGGAAGGACTACTACCAGAAGAAGAACATCACTTACTACAATGTGCGTTCAGGACTCGGAGTCCAGGGCTGGCCAAACATAGCACAGTTATTTTCACCAGCAGCAGAATTCCTACACAAGGCTCTGAGTGACACAAAGAGTAAgagttgacacacacacacacacatgcaatattCATCTGCAGTTgaagcagaattattagcccccctgagttattagcccccctgtatattccTGTATATTCCTGTTaacagaaagcagattttttcagcacatttctcaacataatagttctaataactgaataattgtgacttcagctGTGTTGTTAGTTGAATGAGTTTGTTTTGACCGTCTTTTTTTCTGCATTTCCTCAGATAAGGTGTTGCTGTACTGCAGCGAGGGCTTAAACCAGTCCGTGGTGCTTTTTATGGCATATCTGATGATCCACCAGCGCATGAAGCTGGAAGAAGCATTCGAGTTTGTGTTGGAGAGGAGACGCATGTGGATAAGCAGGGACTACTTGAACCAGCTGGTGATGTTGAATCTGGACCTCGCAAAGCTTCGCAAATTGAACGAGTGTAGACCCTGCTGCACAGCCTGCTACGAAGCTATCTTGCAGCTTAATCTAACGTAACATGcagtatgtaaatatgtaaatacggTGTTGACATGTCTGTTTGTCTTCTGTTCATGAGCATTGtgagaaaaataaagaaagatttGCTTCAATTGTGTTTCTGACCAGTTTTTCAGCTGACAAAGTTCAACCAGAAGATTATGGAGACTTAATTACTGCATAATTACAAATATAGAGTATACTTACTCATGAGTAAAATAGCTTACTCAGCTTTTATATACAGGTCTCATTGCGTTTAAATGAGTTAGTTTAAACTCTCAGTCTTGTAATGAGGCAATAAAACAACATTATCTTACTTTGGGTCTGGTTCTGAATTTTAAAGAACATTCTGGGTTAATTTAATCAATATCATCTGTTAAAACTattctgaaatgaaaatgaacaacATATTTGTAATAAGCGTGTGTATCATGAGTACAGAAATCCTCCGAACAGTAGTTTTGTCAAGTACTAAATAACTACAGTGAGCTTCTGAAGtcatttagaccaggggtgtccaaactcagtcctggagggccactaTCCTGCATAGTTCAGTTACAATTTGCTtcgacacacctgcctggaagtttctattatatgtagtgagagcttgattagctgcttcaggtgtgtttgattagggtaacttgaagctaaactctccaggacaccggccctccaggaccgagtttggacacctctgattTAGACTATATTAGGTTACTCAGGTCAGTCTCTCCTGTAACACTGTTTGACACATAAGATGTCAATGATGCGGTATCCTTTCCAAAGTCCATATTGAGtctttaaaagtaaatattaatatcTAGAAATTTCAAAAATTTTATTAcacatcggccactttattaggtacactttactagtaccgggttggacccccttttgccttcagaactgccttaatccttcgtgccatggattcaacaaggtactggaaatattcctcagagattttgctccatattggcatgatggCATCAGACAaaacagatttgtcggctgcacgttCATGATGCGAGTCTCCCgttccacaacatcccaaaggtactctattggattgagatctggtgactgtggaggccatttgagtacagtgaactcattgtcatgttcaagaaaccagtctgagatgattggtgCGTTATtttgctggaagtagtcatcagaagatgggtacattgtgctcataaagggatggacagggTCAGCAATATCCATGCTTTCTTGTTGTGGACGCCAAACTCTGACCCTCTACCGTTGCAGCAGAAGtcgagtctcatcagaccaggcaacgttttcacCAATCttctatctgcttgttaagtgtgacttcACACGAATCGGCTTTCAGGTCCAAGTGCTagatcaaactgtatggggagactcatcaaatggtaataataaacgtttacaagcGATGTAacactttcgaaaatcatgatcgcaatatatatatataaccatgcCTATCCgatagccagaaagtgattattgtTTTGcaagcaagtccagagactgtcgTGTACACCATGatgttatataaaattcactttaaagtgtgatatgtttttacgttactttaactcattttaatatgttaattagATTTCAACACGTGTTATGTTAcattaactcattttaataagtaaatcaggtttcagcaaatgtttttacgttactttaactcattttaataagttaataagaTTTCTAAACTTTCCTTCTGTTTTCTGATCTAtcatcttcctcttcttcttcctccaaATCCACACCATCTTCTTCTACCATTCCAGAGTAAAATATGTCCCTCAATCAACAATCAGATCAAACTAATGCAATGTGTTGTATTCAGAAAGAAGGTGCAGTTAAAATTGATTTTGCCTGAATGTAATCCATTTAATCTCGATAATATGAACTAGGCTAGTTGAGATTATACTTAAGAAGTTCAACAAGCCTTCAAAATAAAAGGCTCAGCCCTTTTTGATAAACGCAATAGATATAAATACACTAGAAATCGCATACGGATGCTgaacatgcgtcaatagcgccgccatatttgtacagtgctcccatgTTAATCAACCGAACTAGTCAAGACTTAGACAAAGCTTTGTTAAATATGAACCATCTTTATGGTTAAGCATcccttttcatattttttaaagaatgggAGGAATTTCTTTTCTTCTATTTTGACTTACTAAATTGCCATTTAAAGTGTTACTATATTGGAAAATGTTGTACAAGCACAATTTTACTCCACATAATGTTATCATTTGGAATAACAGGTGTATTTTACATAAGAGGAAATCATTTTTCATCAAGACTGATTTGACAAATGAGTTTGGAATGTAATTCATTTAATGGATGATGACGGTAATATGTTGAGTTATGATCATTTTAAGTTAAAATTCAATTTTAATTGTGCATATAGAGAATTCTCTTTGGTTGTCAAAGCTATTCCTGTAGCTTTGAGGTATTTAGTTAAAGGTATAGTGCAATGCTCTTCTGTAACACCTACACTAGTTGATTTggttataaataattattcatttttggATATTAAATGTAACAACAAGGTCTTGAGATCACTACTGACAAAAGAATATTTTCCTCTTCCTGTTAAAAGAGAGATTTTCTTATGCGGACACAATTGAAATGAGAAAAAGATACCTGTCATTTCCCTAATTACCTAAAATGAaagaagtacagttgaagtcagaattattagcccccctgaattattacaccACTTGatcatttttccccaatttctgtttaacggagagaagatttcttcaacacatttctaaacataatagtttaaataactcatctctaataactgatttattttatctttgccataaagacagtaaataatattagactagatatttttcaagacacgtctatacagcttaaagggatatttaaaggctaaactaggttaattaagttaactaggaaaggttggggtaattaggcaagttattgtataacgatggtttgttctgtagacttttgagaaaaaatattgcttaaaggggctaataatattgctcctaaaatggtgttaaaaaaaattaaaaactgcttttttcttgccaaaataaaacaaaacagactttctccagaagaaaatatattatcagacatactgtgaaaatttctttgctctgttaaacataaattggaaaatatttaaaaaagaagaaaaaaattcgaagggggcgaataattctgacttcaactgtacatttcaaaacaattaatgacATCTATCCATGTAACTAATTTCTTAGAATAAGATTTAATTTAGACAGTAATGCTTGTATTTTCTGCTTGAAAGATATTGAATCCCAGGAACATCTTTTTTTTATAGTTGTTCTATTGTCAAATCCTTTTGGGACAGATTGTTTGAGTGGTTgatgacaaaaaatgtaatacctgCGTTTGACTatcacattgtgaaatttggcatttttatgaaaaacaaggAAATTAAATTTCTGTGTAATAATATGTTGATTGTAGCAAAATGTTATAtccacaaatgtagatttgttaaagtttctccttgttttaaagcatttaaaatgatttcaatattttatataaatctaTAAAACAGGTAAAAACAAAAGGTGCCTTAAAGCTCTCTAAGCTTTTGTCAACTTGTATGGACTGACCCAGCTGAAGGTAATGTATTtccttttatattatttatagtttattcatgttattattagtttttactgttttgtttattatatgctgcttgcatataatgttatatatgtttaacaatggaagttgaaaatgcctgtttgttattttaagtttaaataaaaataataaaaaaataaaataaaataaaataaataaataaaaaatagtcaaCACTTAGTTGACTAGTCAAGGCACCAGAGtgaacaaaagtcaagcgaacgcagagacT
This sequence is a window from Danio rerio strain Tuebingen ecotype United States chromosome 16, GRCz12tu, whole genome shotgun sequence. Protein-coding genes within it:
- the LOC100333749 gene encoding uncharacterized protein isoform X1 → MDAEFHRSEEIHTVCRRVFNTVCKKTNIMTNLIRRNAVMPASLDVEHLQDPADGVAGQAQAEGGFGPSPAAARSISPNVGKTKVKKSNRVLSFFRRAWKAVKAKFRRNKENRDSSQPNPELLDVPNPRDPERITRLQDRLEKCALKWTPVTEVWPNVFIGNVNTARDPARLEEMNITHLLNAAPELENETSKNEWEKVYKDMNITSLRLSADDDGWFDVTKHFFPAADFIHTALSKPQNKVLVCCLQGVSRSATLFLAYLMIHHNKTPEDSIDLVTHKRFIRPSRDFLRKLTILAEQRHLIESDAAKNRSNSAADKPDPEVESVDSEEMYVCEPYGLEPVTMISHIHDPEACSKLDKCALKPDPEPVPGPSSYRPEPKAVDSEEMYVVPYGLKPVTKIYHIHDPEVYFKLDKCALKPYPEPVPGPSGYKPEPKAVDSEEMYVCEPYGLEPVTMISHIHDPEVYLKLDKCALKPYPEPVPGPSGYIPEPKAVDSGELCVSDLRGPQPQPQMEEKISLLHLHFTQNISNLDKQQMENRKRWVSICKVFDNLYVGSWKRAMDRVALKRRGITHVLNTLPILANQDALRREQAKLYETMNISYHNVFSRDDDPFDFSCHIYRVAELMHKILSNPENQLLVQDQQGCRHACFFVVPYLMIYHGKTLTKAISHMINRKNIRMSRDLLTQLVVFACHHNQQQQPGLMPEFSSVDINHPQTISQMYLRIVKPSQYWTPVSEVWPNVFIADEKTARNKAKLKKMNITHIVNAVPLSLKEEEWKDYYQKKNITYYNVRSGLGVQGWPNIAQLFSPAAEFLHKALSDTKNKVLLYCSEGLNQSVVLFMAYLMIHQRMKLEEAFEFVLERRRMWISRDYLNQLVMLNLDLAKLRKLNECRPCCTACYEAILQLNLT
- the LOC100333749 gene encoding uncharacterized protein isoform X2, producing the protein MDAEFHRSEEIHTVCRRVFNTVCKKTNIMTNLIRRNAVMPASLDVEHLQDPADGVAGQAQAEGGFGPSPAAARSISPNGKTKVKKSNRVLSFFRRAWKAVKAKFRRNKENRDSSQPNPELLDVPNPRDPERITRLQDRLEKCALKWTPVTEVWPNVFIGNVNTARDPARLEEMNITHLLNAAPELENETSKNEWEKVYKDMNITSLRLSADDDGWFDVTKHFFPAADFIHTALSKPQNKVLVCCLQGVSRSATLFLAYLMIHHNKTPEDSIDLVTHKRFIRPSRDFLRKLTILAEQRHLIESDAAKNRSNSAADKPDPEVESVDSEEMYVCEPYGLEPVTMISHIHDPEACSKLDKCALKPDPEPVPGPSSYRPEPKAVDSEEMYVVPYGLKPVTKIYHIHDPEVYFKLDKCALKPYPEPVPGPSGYKPEPKAVDSEEMYVCEPYGLEPVTMISHIHDPEVYLKLDKCALKPYPEPVPGPSGYIPEPKAVDSGELCVSDLRGPQPQPQMEEKISLLHLHFTQNISNLDKQQMENRKRWVSICKVFDNLYVGSWKRAMDRVALKRRGITHVLNTLPILANQDALRREQAKLYETMNISYHNVFSRDDDPFDFSCHIYRVAELMHKILSNPENQLLVQDQQGCRHACFFVVPYLMIYHGKTLTKAISHMINRKNIRMSRDLLTQLVVFACHHNQQQQPGLMPEFSSVDINHPQTISQMYLRIVKPSQYWTPVSEVWPNVFIADEKTARNKAKLKKMNITHIVNAVPLSLKEEEWKDYYQKKNITYYNVRSGLGVQGWPNIAQLFSPAAEFLHKALSDTKNKVLLYCSEGLNQSVVLFMAYLMIHQRMKLEEAFEFVLERRRMWISRDYLNQLVMLNLDLAKLRKLNECRPCCTACYEAILQLNLT